A segment of the Bacillus pseudomycoides genome:
TTTCATTTCACTATTAAAATCTTTTTTCAAAAACTTAGCATAGTAAGCTCCCATTACCCCAGAAGCAGTTCCCGTCACTGGGTCTTCTATCGTTCCAGAATAAGGTGATGAAAAATGACGGCCATGCATATGTGCTGCTTCATCATACGTCTCTAAACAAAGAGGATGAATCGAAGCCTTCGGTACTTCTTTTAGAATAGAAGGAAACTCTTCATTATTTGGTTTCATTCTTTGAAAAGCATCCAACGTTTTAATTGGAACTAATAAAGTCCAAATTCCAGTACTTCCATACACAATTGGTAGCGTTTCATCTAAATCATTTCCATGAAGTCCAATGCTGTGCGCTAACTCTCCAATGGAACCATCAAACTTTTGAAACTGTGGCGCCGTTTGTCTCATTTTAATAAATGATTCTCTATTTTCATCTATATCTATTTGTACTGGTAAAACACCCGCTTTCGTTTCAATTGTGAGATTTCGTTTCCCCTTCAGTAGCCCTCTTTCGTGAAGTGCAAATATAGTTCCCACTGTCGCATGTCCGCAAAGATTCATTTCTTGCCCTGGTGTAAAATAACGGATCCTTATATCCGCTACATTCGAAGGAAGCACAAAAGACGCTTCGGTGAATCCTACTTTTTTTGCAATAAGCTGCATTTCATCATTCGTTAATCCTTCTGCATCTATTACAAGTCCAGCTGGATTTCCCATATTTGGTTTATTACTAAATGCATCGTAATGGAAAACTTTTATTTCTTTCATCTGCTCATCCCCTAAACCTATTTAAAAATTTTGCAATACAATTCCGTTTCTGTCCTTATAGAGCATCCGTTTTTCCAAAAAACCTTTTGCATTTTTTTATTTGTCATATGAGTACTTCCAATATAATAAGTAGCCCCCATCTGTTTTAACATGTATAAAGATTGAAGATGGATATGGGCACTCATTCCTTTCCCACGTTCCTCTGGCAACAGTCCAAAATAAAATAATCGTCCTTCATCCTTCGATCCAGGTTCAATATGCGGAATGGATATTCCTATTGGCTTATTATTTTCATAAAAAGCAATACATGATTTTTCCCACCCCTCACCTAATTCTGCTTGTATAGCATGAAAATGTTCATTAATGTTAAGACTTGATGATTTGTTATCCGAACCTGACATACATCGTTCCCAAAGCGATTTAAATTCCTCTTCAGACAACGTCCCTGCGTCTATTGCGCGAAAATCATACTCTTTTTCTGGCGTTACAATATCCGAAAGCTTCCGAAGCACTTCTATTTTCGCTGCATAAAGCTGAAAATCAAATTCCCGTAACACTTTTGCACTCGGAGTATAACTGTTAAAACTTTTATCCAGTAAAATGCTTGCTCTTTTTACATTCCAACTTGAACAAACATCTATAAATCTTTTTATCTTGTCTTTATAATTTTGGACATTATAAAAAGAATCTTCATCCGTCTCTTCAATTGTTACTGCATTCGGCAAACCATTTAATACTTTTTTCGAGGGACCAAATATGTTTCGAACGGTTGTAAGGTTGTACATTTTGTTCACCTTTCTATATAAAAATTGAAACTACCAATCTAGTTCTCCTAAAGATGGATCAAATCTCTTCAGCTTGATTTTTATAATATATTAAAAAATCAGTCCACTCATCATTTTCAAGAGAAAATGCTTTTCTTGTACACTCAAAATCAAATCCCGCTTTTTCCGCCAGACGAATCGACGGCTCATTGTCGACGTTTATATGTAGTTCAATGCGGTGAAAGTTAAGACAATCAAAAAACAAATCTATCGTAGCCCGTACACTTTCTACGCCATAGCCCATTTTCCAGTACTGATTATGGATTGAATACCCCATCATCGCCCATTGATAATCCATTCGTAAAATTGTAATAAGCTCAATCTTACCAACATTCGCACCATCTTCTTTACGAAACACTCCCAAAACATACATTTCATCTCGTTTTGCTGATTCATCAAAACCACGTATCCATTCGGTAAACCATTCTTTTGTTGAAGACGACATATCTCGATAACCATCATCATACTTATATTGAGATGGTAAACGATTGTTGAAACCTTCATACCAACTTATATAATCTTCTTTTAGAACAGGACGGATCATAAGCCTTTCAGTCTCTACTTGTAACAATGGCTGTTTCAATTTTTATCTCTTCCTTTATACTCAAAGACTGAAATTTACGTATCATACTTTCCACTAATAAATTTTATATTATTAGAATTTTCTTTATCATTTTAAATGAAATACAGAATTTAGTAAATCAATTAACATATTCATCATTTCTTGTTCACTTCTCATTGTTTTAAAACCCCTCATTCTAACCGCTAAAACTTGTACAATTTTATTAATATAAAATTGTATAGGGTTAACAAGAATAGATTCACTAGTTTGTTGTTCTATTTCTAGTAAAGATCAAAAGGTAAGAATAGAATAATTATGATGTTATGTAGCATATATATAGTCTAGTTGACTTAACTATAACTAATAAGAAATCCATAACCATAACATTCAAATACTTGTCTATTACCTTTCAAATGTTACTAATATAGAACAATGTATTTCTGTATAAAAGGAGATGATTGAATGAGGTTAAACCATTTAAATCTATGTGTTGATGATTTATCAGAAGCAAGACATTTCTTTGAAACATTTTTTGATTTTCAATTTTTAGAACAAAAAGGCAAGGCTCTTGTAGTAATGAGTGATGAAAATGGATTTATTCTCGTGTTAAGTGATCCAAAAGCCTTTAAGGGAAACAAGGCTGTTACATATCCTGAAGCTTTTCATATTGGTTTTTTAGTGGAAACTTCAAGTGAAGTTGATCAAGCATATAACCGTTTAATAGCTGGAGGCATCGAAATTGATAAGGAACCTTATACGATGAGAGGTAGTAGTTACGGGTTTTATTTTACAGTATTTAATGGTTTATTAATTGAAATTTCTTGCCTTGACTATAAAGATGGTAAGAAAGTTTCAAAACCCAATGACACACCCCTTACATAACAACTTTCAACCGAACAAGTCATAACTCATATGAATTAGTCATGAAAAAGGCCCTTCTTTTTTCTATCCGGCGATTTTTTATATTAGAATCCATTCTGTTCAAACTTTATTTCAAACCAATAAAAATATCCCGATACCTATAAAGAATCGGGATATTTTTAAATCATATATAAAGATTACTTTTATTCATAATATAGTTAACATATTCGGCTGCACTTCTTTCGATATCTTCATCCTCTAGTTGGTATTCCGCTCCATACAATGTAAATGGTGGTACGAATTTCATCCCCGTATATAGACAAGTCGCCTGGAATGGTTTTGTTAATTCGTTCATTGTAAACCCATCCTTATACTGAGTTTCTAATCCACCTATAGAAATCGCCAAACCAAATTCTTTATTCCGTACTTTATCCCCTTTTGAACCATACGCAAAACCGTACGTTAACACATCATCAAACCACTTTTTTAATAGTGGTGGTGAACTATACCAATAGAACGGAAATTGAAATATATAACGATCGTGTTCTAATAATAACCTTTGTTCATAATCAACATCGAATTCCCAATTAGGAGCTGCTTTATACAATTCATGTACTGTTATCTCATTAGAATATTTCTCCAGTTCTTCTAACCATTTTTTATTAATTCTTGATTTTTCAATATCTGGATGTGCTACAATTACAAGTGTTTTCATAAATTCCCTTCCCCCTTATAAATAAATGAAATCCTTTAGTATTAGTATGTATTCATTACATATAATTGAAAAGTACGTACTTTCAGGTGCTATAGGAACCTCAAAGTACCTATGGAGGTGTAATATGAAGATGAATCAGAATCAGAACTTCCCTATCGCTACTACCCTTGAAGTCATCGGAGGAAAATGGAAGAGTAGTATTTTATGCATACTCATGAACGGTAAGAAGCGGACACACGAACTGAAACGTGCGATCCCAGATATTACACAAAAAGTTCTGACGCAACAATTGCGACAACTTGAAGCTGATGGGGTTATCCATCGCACTGTATATCAAGAAGTTCCACCAAGAGTTGAATACACAATAAGCGAATACGGAAAATCTTTAATTCAAATTATGAATGAACTGTGTGAATGGGGAAAAGATCATCAAGTCAAAAGATTATCAAAATAAAAGAACCCTAAAAAGGGTTCTTTTCTATCACTCTTTCAATTTCTCTATTTTATTTGTAATAAATCTAACGTATGAGAAAGCAAACTTTTATCCCCTACATCTCCATGCTGCATATTTCGATAGCGGTTTATTACATTTCCAACTGAATATGACCATTCGTCTATATATGCATCCGCAACATTCCCTAAATTTTTCGCATCTGCAGATTTTCATTTACTAGGAAGCTCTGATAAACGCTCCTGAGCATTTTTTGATAATAAAATATTTAGCACACCTATCATATTGTTTGTTTCTTGTCGTGCTTTTTCATATGCTTCTGAAAAAGCTTCCTTATTTTTTTCTGGTTTTTCAATACTAGCCAATTGGTTCCATGTTTTCTTCAACATTTCATTTTTTTGATATAATCCTAAATCTGTTTCAGATTGTGCTACAGGAGCCATATAATCAAATTCTCCCCCTTTTCGAAGATATGTGAGCGCCCCTGCAATCTCCTTATTTGAAAAATCCCCTTTTCTTGCCGGAACTTCCAATACACGAAATGCCTGAAC
Coding sequences within it:
- a CDS encoding PhzF family phenazine biosynthesis protein encodes the protein MKEIKVFHYDAFSNKPNMGNPAGLVIDAEGLTNDEMQLIAKKVGFTEASFVLPSNVADIRIRYFTPGQEMNLCGHATVGTIFALHERGLLKGKRNLTIETKAGVLPVQIDIDENRESFIKMRQTAPQFQKFDGSIGELAHSIGLHGNDLDETLPIVYGSTGIWTLLVPIKTLDAFQRMKPNNEEFPSILKEVPKASIHPLCLETYDEAAHMHGRHFSSPYSGTIEDPVTGTASGVMGAYYAKFLKKDFNSEMKFIVEQGQEMNKDGRVAVYVTKKQKDESLQIEISGTAVYVKEFQISI
- a CDS encoding GNAT family N-acetyltransferase gives rise to the protein MYNLTTVRNIFGPSKKVLNGLPNAVTIEETDEDSFYNVQNYKDKIKRFIDVCSSWNVKRASILLDKSFNSYTPSAKVLREFDFQLYAAKIEVLRKLSDIVTPEKEYDFRAIDAGTLSEEEFKSLWERCMSGSDNKSSSLNINEHFHAIQAELGEGWEKSCIAFYENNKPIGISIPHIEPGSKDEGRLFYFGLLPEERGKGMSAHIHLQSLYMLKQMGATYYIGSTHMTNKKMQKVFWKNGCSIRTETELYCKIFK
- a CDS encoding GNAT family N-acetyltransferase, which codes for MKQPLLQVETERLMIRPVLKEDYISWYEGFNNRLPSQYKYDDGYRDMSSSTKEWFTEWIRGFDESAKRDEMYVLGVFRKEDGANVGKIELITILRMDYQWAMMGYSIHNQYWKMGYGVESVRATIDLFFDCLNFHRIELHINVDNEPSIRLAEKAGFDFECTRKAFSLENDEWTDFLIYYKNQAEEI
- a CDS encoding VOC family protein, which codes for MRLNHLNLCVDDLSEARHFFETFFDFQFLEQKGKALVVMSDENGFILVLSDPKAFKGNKAVTYPEAFHIGFLVETSSEVDQAYNRLIAGGIEIDKEPYTMRGSSYGFYFTVFNGLLIEISCLDYKDGKKVSKPNDTPLT
- a CDS encoding NAD(P)H-dependent oxidoreductase, whose protein sequence is MKTLVIVAHPDIEKSRINKKWLEELEKYSNEITVHELYKAAPNWEFDVDYEQRLLLEHDRYIFQFPFYWYSSPPLLKKWFDDVLTYGFAYGSKGDKVRNKEFGLAISIGGLETQYKDGFTMNELTKPFQATCLYTGMKFVPPFTLYGAEYQLEDEDIERSAAEYVNYIMNKSNLYI
- a CDS encoding helix-turn-helix domain-containing protein, giving the protein MNQNQNFPIATTLEVIGGKWKSSILCILMNGKKRTHELKRAIPDITQKVLTQQLRQLEADGVIHRTVYQEVPPRVEYTISEYGKSLIQIMNELCEWGKDHQVKRLSK